The Brassica oleracea var. oleracea cultivar TO1000 chromosome C6, BOL, whole genome shotgun sequence genomic interval ATTTATAGTTATAAAATTATTTATATAACATTTTTCATAATTTATAATATTATAATTAACCGACGTTAATGTATAAAACAATGTTTTTATCAACATTGGATATATTAACCGCCTTGCGTATCTAATGGAATTCAAGTATATCTATATTGTATACTAAAATATGATATTCAAATTATGTGTGTTTTTAGTATTTCGATGACAATAGTAACCCTGTCTTTAATTTTATAAATTCATTATTCACGTATAAAAATAATAAATTATGAGAAAGAACGTGTCTCATAACAATCAAATGGGAGAAATTGTTCAAAATGATTGGAGTTCACTTTTATTGTTTGAACAATGAAATAGTCTTGTAAAAGGAACTAATTTTTTTTCCAATTGCCATACTAATAATGTTCCACATCAAAATTTCAAGTCAAGAAGATGGATGGACAAAACTGAAACTGCTTCAGGATAATAAAATCACCTATGCACATCGATTTTGGTGATTATTATAAGCTTGAAACCTTATCACCTATGCACATCGATTTTGGTGATTGTTATAACCTTTAAACCTTTTTAATATGAATATAAGATCCAACTGTATCTTTAAGCTTAAAAGTTAATGAAATAAAGCAAATACTTAGAAATGAATAGTTGACATTTTAATCTAATTTTCTTTGACAAAATAAAAAAAAAAAACAAAAGGGGAAAATCAGGGTGTACTATAAATAAAGTCCTAAGCTTTCCATAATCCTCACAACTAAATCTAATTAACAAAAACAGAGTCGTCTTTGACTTTTTAAAAACAGAGCTTTTTGCCTTAATACACATCTCGCTCTGAAATGGCGGTTCCTGTGATTGATTTCTCCAAGATCAATGGTGACGAAAGAGAGAAGACACTCTCTGAAATCGCTAAAGCTTGCGAAGAATGGGGATTTTTCCAGGTTCAACTCTTAAAAATCAGAACTTTATGTCTCTCTGTTTCTCTCTGTTTTTTGATGAGCTCATCACTCTGTTTCTGTGTAGCTGGTGAACCATGGGATTCCATTGGAGCTTCTTGAAAAGGTGAAGAATCTAAGCTCAGAGTGCTACAAAACAGAGAGAGCAGAAGCATTCAAGACCTCAACACCTGTGAAGCTGCTCAACGACCTGCTTCAGAAAAACTCCACCGAGAAACTCGAAAACGTTGACTGGGAAGATAACTTCACTCTCTTAGACCACAGCGAAAACGAATGGCCATGCAACACTTCCAACTTCAAGTAAACACACAAACTCTCTCTTCTCACTCAAACCCATTTTCAAAAAACCAAAACTTTTTTTTGTCATTTTGTTTTTTCCTCCAAAAACAGAGAGACGATGGTAGAATACAGAGGAGAAGTGAGGAAGCTAGCGAGCAAGATGATGGAAGTGATGGACGAGAACTTGGGCTTACCTAAAGGTTACATAAAGAAAGCTTTTAACGAAGGGATGGAAGATGGAGAAGAGACGGCTTTCTTTGGAACCAAAGTCAGCCATTACCCACCTTGTCCTCATCCTGAGCTCGTCAATGGCCTTCGAGCTCATACTGATGCAGGAGGTGTCGTTTTGCTGTTCCAAGACGATGAGTACGATGGTCTTCAGGTGTTGAAAGATGGAGAGTGGATCGATGTTCAGCCGCTGCCTAATGCTATTGTTATCAACACTGGTGATCAGATTGAAGTTCTTAGCAATGGAAGGTAACACCTTTTAAGCTCATTTTTATCATATATCAAATATATTATTAAATTATATCAAAGTTACACTGTTAAACCTTAAAATCATACAGAACTAAAAATATAAATTATTGATATATAAGCGGAGTATATGCTAAAAACCGTATAAAGAAATAAAATTCACAACTTAAAATATTCAAAAATATACATTTTGACTAAATTAAAATTTAAATTAATCAGACATTTTCCGGTTGTATTGTGTTGGAACTAGACCGGTTTGGTTTATCTGGATTAAACATTTCTAGCTTCATTTTCATTCAGAATAAAACCGGTTTAACAAAATACGTTTTGAGATTTTGGGTTTTAGATTTTAAACCAAGATGGATTTGGCAGGTACAAGAGTGCATGGCACAGAGTGTTGGCCAGGGAAAATGGAAACCGGAGGTCAATAGCTTCCTTCTACAACCCGTCGTACAAGGCGGCCATTGGTCCACCGGAGATGACGGCAGCGGCGGAGGAAGGAAGTGAGAAGAAGTATCCAAAGTATGTGTTTGGAGATTATATGGATGTCTATGCAAACCAGAAGTTCATGCCTAAAGAGCCTCGTTTTCTAGCTGTAAAGACTCTCTGAAAATGTTACTATCACTGTTTTTTCCTTGCCCTCATGTTGTATTATTTTCTCTTAATGCCAAATTTAATAATTGATAATCTGGCATCTGCTTTTCTGGCTTTGTATTTTGTTTTTTTCTTTCTTTTTAAGTGATTTTGAATCTTTGTTGTCACTTGTGTTCTTAGTTTCTGAATATAAATGTATGTGCGCTTTTCTTTGTCTCATTTTGTTAGTTAAATCTATAGAGCAAACATCGCATAAGTAAAATTATTATTGTCATTATTTTCATCATATAATGAAGCAACAGAGTCATAATAATGTCTGCAACATTTCAGAAACTATGTAACTATGTCTACATATGATTCATGACTTTTTGATGCAGCTAGTCATGAGAATGTTATTATTTCATAAACATCCATTTCTAACCATACTTGCTTGGTAATTAAAAGCAAATAAAAACAAGCTTCTTTTGAAAAAAACTTGATAATTTGTACACATGAGAGAGGAAGTAGGACTTCCTCTCCTACTTCAAAGAAAATACACTCGGAAAAATTATGACTAGACGCAAAATTAGAAGATACATTAAAGTTACAAACAAAGGCAAGGCTAGAGCCAGGCTTCAACTACAGAAACTAGGCCGGAGTGCTTTAACTTGGCAGGTTCAGGTCCGGGGGAGCTTGTGTCTGCTGCTTCAGAGCAAGAACAATAGCTTTCTCTGTGGCCAAGTGAGAAACTTCAACAGCCTTTTCTGTCTTTTTTCTGGCTGCTTTTGCTTCTGCTGAAGAGCTTGAGGATCCCTTCAGTTTCTCATGTTGCTGCTTTGATTTGTCAACTGTAGGTTGAGTGGTGTCTAAGGACGTGGTGGTTGCGCTTGGGACAACAACACCTGTTGTTTTATCTCCAACACTTGAAGCCTTCTCGGGATAGGCAGTAGTACCCTCTGGTTTTGGTAGCGTCTGTTTCCTCTTAGTCATCTTCCCTTGACCCTTCAATAAGAAAAGAGCTGATAAATGACCATACTGCAGAGAGACTTGCTGAGATAACGGAAACAGTCTATGATCATACCACATCCTTCCCATGATTTTCATACAATGCTCTCCGCCTTTCCTTTGCCCGGCAAATGGCACGCTTGATCCCATGATTGTCCATTAACCTATTTGGCCATAGTTCAGCTAACTGGAGCATGAATAAATCACAAAAAAAACTCAGGTAAGGAAGATATGATTACCAATATTAAAGTTTAAGCAAGGTCTAGTCTAGTGACTTTGAATGAGCTTAGAAAGCAAAAAAGATAAAGAACTTACATTTGCATAAAGCTTTCTGATATGTGGACCTGAATCTTCATCCAATCCCTATTTATTACCAAAAAACAAAACAGAACACAAAACTATGTTCACACTTCAAGTCTGGATCTAACAAGTTAAGCACTGTTATGTAAGGTTGCCAAAAAGATGGAAAAATCTTAATTACATCAACGAAGATGTCATATAGATCACATAGTTTGTCCTCCATCGCTGCATCCATGACAAACTTCTTCTTCGTAGGTGGACCAACATCTTGAAAATCGTCTGATGTTCCAGCTTCCTGATTGGTTGCCTGTGAAACCATTTATGGCAGTATAACCATTATCAGAGAGAAGCATTCATTGACAATGGATGTTTAAAGCCAACAACAGAGACAAGAACAAAAGTATCTATCTAAAAGCACCAGATAAGAAAACCATTTGAAAATCAAATCAGTGAAATTACTTGAGTAGAAGAGAGAGAACCTGGGACTCAATCAATGGAACTTGTGTTTTTAACATCTCAACAACTTCATTCTTGATACGTTGAAACTTGTTATCTTTCTCTCGATTTGCAGAGTCTCCGGAATCAATCATGATTTTCAAGTTCCTCTGTAACAATAACCATTATATAATCTTATGCCTAAGTAAGAATCACAACTCCATTCAAATAACAAGTCTCTGTACCTTCAGCGATCTAACTTGTATTAGATGACCGACAATGCTCATGAGACGATTGATCAACTCTCCTGATACATTCCCTTGGCTCGCCTGCTTCAATGAAAATAAAAATCTCAATACATCTGGAAGATGTATTAAGAGAAAAAAGAAAAGAAACATACATAAGAGTTTGATTACCGCAATCCTAGCAACTTTAGCAAGCTTTGATTTAACGTCTCCTGGCAATCTCCTCTTCACTGCTTGGGATGAGGAGGTATCAGCATCTTGATTCTCAGTGGCAGCAGCAGGAGGCCTTGCTGCAATAAAAATTGTACATTATAGTTTGCTAAAATTGTATTTAAACTCCCAATACACGTAGTGAAGAAGTGCTCACTCACATTCAGCGACCACCTTCTCCAATTCCCTGAAGGCTTTCTCAAGTGTTGAGGTTTTAGGCCTGGCATTAGAACCGCCTTTTCTCTGAATAGATTGTCTGCTTAATATTGCATTGTCAGTGTTTTCCTTCTGACGGACTACTGTTGATTTAGCCAAAACATCTGGCCCAGATTTCCCTGGCAGGGAATTAGATAGCTGATGAGCACCTTTGTTGCTGTGCTTCATATGAAGGGCCCCAGAAGATTCAGCTGCCTTTGACCTCGGACTTAGGGCGTTTCTCAGCAGATTCGCTTTATCACTATGCTTCACATTTTCCAAGTCATTGCCACTTTGAGGTTTTAAAGGAGAAACCGAATCCTGCACTGTCTTTGAATCACTGATTTTTTTCTTCAGCGAAGGCCCAGAAGCAGCTGATTGATCCTGGAATTTAGCATTCATGTTATCAATCTTCTTGACTGAAACTCTTAAGGATTCAAAAAGTCATTTGCAAGCAATGGTACTTACTACCCTTCCCCCATCTGTCTTGGCTATCTTGGCTTGTTTTCTGGATACATCAACAACATCGCCGGGAGGTTTTGCTGACTCTTTCCTTTGCCTTTTCTTTGGCTTTTGGTTTGACATTGTTGCTGTGGACGGTTCACTGTTGTAGAAAAAAAAGAATTCACAATTTTAGATAAAACTGGTAAATGGAAGATAGCATATGTATAGAGAAACTGTGAGAACATGAATCCTATCTATAATCAGAGCCCACACTGCTATGAAATGGTATTTATTGGTCACTGCGTTTTGCAATTAAGAGGACAAGAGAGACTTACATCTGTTCTAACTTTCCTTTGTTGACAAAAAACCCATCATGTTTAATTTTCGCATCATCAACTTCAAAATACTCATCCTAGAATGCAAAGAAAAAAAGAAGAATAATGTGTCAGCTATCAAGATACAGTTTGATCTTATAAGAAAAACAAACATATGGAGGATATCTATACTGTCTGACCAATTCAACGTCATCGATGAATGAATCTTCAGTGTCATACTCGTCATCATCCGGAGCACCATCTAACTCTTCCCCATCACTACTATCTCTCCCCTAGAAATCAAAAACATTCATCTAACTTGTACTGGTAAACAATAGACAAGATGGTGAGAAAAATAGGGGAAACATACCATGTAGAGCCTTTCGATCTTCTCAATAACGGCGTTAAAACGATTAGAATGAGGTTGGTCGACCATTTCACCTTCTGCTGGTGGACCCTGCATTGGATATACCAACAAAAGCATTAGAAACTGACATGATCCAAATCATATGCCAGAAACGTCTCCAGTTTCCTTCAAATGAAATTGTGAGTGACATATTCAACCAAAACGAGGTTGCAACAATGTCACTAGCAATGCAACCAAATCACATACCGAACCGCAGTTCAAATTACTGACCGAGACGAGACACACAAACTTACAGAAACCCGACAATTAAAAAAAAAGTTAATCCGACAAGAAAAGAGTTATTCCGACAAACAGTTAAAAACAGAGTGAGGTTCTGTCTGCCTCGAACCAGAATGTTCCCAAAAGCAAATTTCAACTCCCAGGAGGAGGACAAGACAAAGGTTAGTCCTATAGAGGCAAAGAAGGTTGGTCCTTTCGATGCAAAAGTGTCAAAATCTATGCAAATGTAACAGAGCTAAGAACTCACCGGTGCAAGGTGAGCCTCAAGATTAGGGTTAGCATTAGGTACCGAGTCGGGGTCGGGCGCCGATGAACCATGACCCTTGCTAGCCTCCTTCATAAGCTTCTTCCACGAGACGTACGTCGTCTCGCCTCGCCGGAGCTCCACCTTAAGTAACTTCCGATCAGCGGCAGCTAATAACTTTGGCGAGGTCCTCGACGACTCGCCGTCGGTGGCGGCCTTGTGTTCCCCCATGGAGTGATTGGGTTCGGGTCAGAGGCCAGATCGGAGAAGACGCGACTTTGGAGAAAGAATCAAATCAGGAGCCAAGTTTGATGCTTGTCACTCGACAGGTTAGGGACCCGATTGGCAACTCTCAAGTAGTCCAGAGCATTCGGTAAGAACCGAATTGAGAAAAATTTCGATTCTGATTTACTCAGTTTCCGGTT includes:
- the LOC106300916 gene encoding ubinuclein-1-like isoform X4 — its product is MGEHKAATDGESSRTSPKLLAAADRKLLKVELRRGETTYVSWKKLMKEASKGHGSSAPDPDSVPNANPNLEAHLAPGPPAEGEMVDQPHSNRFNAVIEKIERLYMGRDSSDGEELDGAPDDDEYDTEDSFIDDVELDEYFEVDDAKIKHDGFFVNKGKLEQIEPSTATMSNQKPKKRQRKESAKPPGDVVDVSRKQAKIAKTDGGRDQSAASGPSLKKKISDSKTVQDSVSPLKPQSGNDLENVKHSDKANLLRNALSPRSKAAESSGALHMKHSNKGAHQLSNSLPGKSGPDVLAKSTVVRQKENTDNAILSRQSIQRKGGSNARPKTSTLEKAFRELEKVVAESRPPAAATENQDADTSSSQAVKRRLPGDVKSKLAKVARIAASQGNVSGELINRLMSIVGHLIQVRSLKRNLKIMIDSGDSANREKDNKFQRIKNEVVEMLKTQVPLIESQATNQEAGTSDDFQDVGPPTKKKFVMDAAMEDKLCDLYDIFVDGLDEDSGPHIRKLYANLAELWPNRLMDNHGIKRAICRAKERRRALYENHGKDVGQGKMTKRKQTLPKPEGTTAYPEKASSVGDKTTGVVVPSATTTSLDTTQPTVDKSKQQHEKLKGSSSSSAEAKAARKKTEKAVEVSHLATEKAIVLALKQQTQAPPDLNLPS
- the LOC106300916 gene encoding ubinuclein-1-like isoform X2, with translation MGEHKAATDGESSRTSPKLLAAADRKLLKVELRRGETTYVSWKKLMKEASKGHGSSAPDPDSVPNANPNLEAHLAPGPPAEGEMVDQPHSNRFNAVIEKIERLYMGRDSSDGEELDGAPDDDEYDTEDSFIDDVELDEYFEVDDAKIKHDGFFVNKGKLEQIEPSTATMSNQKPKKRQRKESAKPPGDVVDVSRKQAKIAKTDGGRVDQSAASGPSLKKKISDSKTVQDSVSPLKPQSGNDLENVKHSDKANLLRNALSPRSKAAESSGALHMKHSNKGAHQLSNSLPGKSGPDVLAKSTVVRQKENTDNAILSRQSIQRKGGSNARPKTSTLEKAFRELEKVVAESRPPAAATENQDADTSSSQAVKRRLPGDVKSKLAKVARIAASQGNVSGELINRLMSIVGHLIQVRSLKRNLKIMIDSGDSANREKDNKFQRIKNEVVEMLKTQVPLIESQATNQEAGTSDDFQDVGPPTKKKFVMDAAMEDKLCDLYDIFVDGLDEDSGPHIRKLYANLAELWPNRLMDNHGIKRAICRAKERRRALYENHGKDVGQGKMTKRKQTLPKPEGTTAYPEKASSVGDKTTGVVVPSATTTSLDTTQPTVDKSKQQHEKLKGSSSSSAEAKAARKKTEKAVEVSHLATEKAIVLALKQQTQAPPDLNLPS
- the LOC106298654 gene encoding 1-aminocyclopropane-1-carboxylate oxidase 5-like; its protein translation is MAVPVIDFSKINGDEREKTLSEIAKACEEWGFFQLVNHGIPLELLEKVKNLSSECYKTERAEAFKTSTPVKLLNDLLQKNSTEKLENVDWEDNFTLLDHSENEWPCNTSNFKETMVEYRGEVRKLASKMMEVMDENLGLPKGYIKKAFNEGMEDGEETAFFGTKVSHYPPCPHPELVNGLRAHTDAGGVVLLFQDDEYDGLQVLKDGEWIDVQPLPNAIVINTGDQIEVLSNGRYKSAWHRVLARENGNRRSIASFYNPSYKAAIGPPEMTAAAEEGSEKKYPKYVFGDYMDVYANQKFMPKEPRFLAVKTL
- the LOC106300916 gene encoding uncharacterized protein LOC106300916 isoform X1, encoding MGEHKAATDGESSRTSPKLLAAADRKLLKVELRRGETTYVSWKKLMKEASKGHGSSAPDPDSVPNANPNLEAHLAPGPPAEGEMVDQPHSNRFNAVIEKIERLYMGRDSSDGEELDGAPDDDEYDTEDSFIDDVELDEYFEVDDAKIKHDGFFVNKGKLEQIEPSTATMSNQKPKKRQRKESAKPPGDVVDVSRKQAKIAKTDGGRVDQSAASGPSLKKKISDSKTVQDSVSPLKPQSGNDLENVKHSDKANLLRNALSPRSKAAESSGALHMKHSNKGAHQLSNSLPGKSGPDVLAKSTVVRQKENTDNAILSRQSIQRKGGSNARPKTSTLEKAFRELEKVVAESRPPAAATENQDADTSSSQAVKRRLPGDVKSKLAKVARIAQASQGNVSGELINRLMSIVGHLIQVRSLKRNLKIMIDSGDSANREKDNKFQRIKNEVVEMLKTQVPLIESQATNQEAGTSDDFQDVGPPTKKKFVMDAAMEDKLCDLYDIFVDGLDEDSGPHIRKLYANLAELWPNRLMDNHGIKRAICRAKERRRALYENHGKDVGQGKMTKRKQTLPKPEGTTAYPEKASSVGDKTTGVVVPSATTTSLDTTQPTVDKSKQQHEKLKGSSSSSAEAKAARKKTEKAVEVSHLATEKAIVLALKQQTQAPPDLNLPS
- the LOC106300916 gene encoding ubinuclein-1-like isoform X3, producing MGEHKAATDGESSRTSPKLLAAADRKLLKVELRRGETTYVSWKKLMKEASKGHGSSAPDPDSVPNANPNLEAHLAPGPPAEGEMVDQPHSNRFNAVIEKIERLYMGRDSSDGEELDGAPDDDEYDTEDSFIDDVELDEYFEVDDAKIKHDGFFVNKGKLEQIEPSTATMSNQKPKKRQRKESAKPPGDVVDVSRKQAKIAKTDGGRDQSAASGPSLKKKISDSKTVQDSVSPLKPQSGNDLENVKHSDKANLLRNALSPRSKAAESSGALHMKHSNKGAHQLSNSLPGKSGPDVLAKSTVVRQKENTDNAILSRQSIQRKGGSNARPKTSTLEKAFRELEKVVAESRPPAAATENQDADTSSSQAVKRRLPGDVKSKLAKVARIAQASQGNVSGELINRLMSIVGHLIQVRSLKRNLKIMIDSGDSANREKDNKFQRIKNEVVEMLKTQVPLIESQATNQEAGTSDDFQDVGPPTKKKFVMDAAMEDKLCDLYDIFVDGLDEDSGPHIRKLYANLAELWPNRLMDNHGIKRAICRAKERRRALYENHGKDVGQGKMTKRKQTLPKPEGTTAYPEKASSVGDKTTGVVVPSATTTSLDTTQPTVDKSKQQHEKLKGSSSSSAEAKAARKKTEKAVEVSHLATEKAIVLALKQQTQAPPDLNLPS